The Sorangiineae bacterium MSr11954 DNA segment TGGAGATGGGCACCCCTTCCACCCCGAGCGACGGGAGCACGCGGGCCACGAAGTGCATGAGCGCCTCGTGCGGCACCACGACCATCATGCGGTCGGCGCGAAAGCGCTGCGGATCGGCGAAGGCCAGGTACGCGATCCGGTGCAAGCCCACCGTGGTCTTGCCGCTGCCGGCGCTGCCTTGAATGGCGATGAGCCCCGCGCCCGGGCGCGTGATCAGCTCGAACTGCGCCGCGTCGAGCATGGAGGCGATGGCCGGCAAATGCTTGTCGCCCGGTGCGTGCCGTTGCGACTTTCCATCGGCCTGCGCCGGGTCCGACTTCGCCGGGCGCTCGGTGCGCAGACGGGCCGAGAACGCATCGAGGCGCTTCCAGCGCCCATCGTCGCCACAGACGAACGTGCCTTGCGGCGAGCTCACGCGAACCAGCTTGCCGTCGGAGATGGCCACCCCGCGGCGGGCGAGCACCATGCCCTCGACCGGGCGACCGCCGAGCGTCTCCTCGTAGTCGTCCCCCTCGCGGTACCGATAATAGATGCGGCTCACGGGGGCCTGCCGCCAGTCGACGATCTTGATCCCCGAGCTCGAGTCCACGTACGACTTGGCGCCGATCAGAATATCGCGCCGCTTTCCCCCCTCTTCGAGGCGCAGATGGCCGAAGTAGGGGTTCTTGGCGTCCACCGAGCCGGCGACACCCTTTCCACGCTGCGCGCGCAGCGAGCCCAGGTGGTGCATCTGCTCGAAGAGGGCCGGCAGATCCTCGGGCTTGGCGACCGCGACATCCTCCCGCAGCTCGAGCAGGCGCGCATCGTCCAGCTCGCGTCCACGGAGGGCGGACATGTTGGCGCTGGCGCCCGAGCCGAGCGCATCTTGAACGGTGGCAAGGAGCTTCAGTTCTTCACGAACGACGCGGGTAGCGACTTCATCCTCCTCCAGGCCGGGAATGGCTTCATTCTCGAAGGAGCGTGCGGGGATTGAGGACATCGGGTCTTGGTTGCCGAGTGGGCCTGAGGGCTGGCCAGGTAGGCCTTGGGGGTTCGCGGTGATCACGTAAGCCCCAACGTTTGATACCTGGCGCGTTCAATCGCAAGTGAAGAAAACTCGCTGGAGCACTCGCATGGGCTGCTCGAGCAAAGACCGTGAGCAAAGACCGAACCGACGTGGCTCAGAGAATGAACTGGTCGCCCAGGTTGAGGACCGTGAGGTTCAAGCCTTTGAGCTTGGCGCACTCACGCTCCACTTCACCCTGGAAAGTAGGTTTCATGTGATAGAGCAACGTTGCGAGATCTTTTGAGTTTTTATACTTCAAAAGCTCCGGGCCCAGGGTCTGGGGCGTGTGGTGACCGCTGACGGTCGCGAGCGTTTGCTGGGAATTGGGAAAGCTCACCTCCATCAGCAGGGCTCGCAAGTCGGGCACCTCGTTGAGCACCTCCCAAAACCGCTGGGTCGGCCCCGTATCGCCGCTGTAGGCGATGGAGCCATCGCGGCCCGCGATGACGAAGGCGCTGCAGTCGATGGTGTGGCTCACCAAGATGGCGCGCACGGTGAGGCCGACCACGTCGGTGGGCACCTCGGGCTTGAGCACCCGATACGCGATCGTGGGCTTGGTAGCCTCGGGGATCTTGGTGAAATCGGGCCAAAGTTTTCCGTTGAAGAAGTGCTTCCGCAAAAGCTCGATGGTCGGTTTGATGCCGCAGACGAGCAGGGGCTCACAGCCGTTCTGCGCGCGGTTGTCGGCGATCGTGGCCAAATCGCGGATGTGATCGAGGTGGGCGTGGCTGACGAGCACGGCCTCGAGACGGCACTGCGCCGGGAGATCCATGCCGCTCGTGAGCGATCCGGCGTCGATGGCGACCCGCTCATCGAGCAAGAAGGCGCTCGTGCGGTGGTGCGGCGTCTCGCCTCCGTGGCAACCGATGACGCGTAAGTCCATCGCTCAGATCACCGCACACGGTGACGAGGAACCACGCGGCGCTGCGATGGAATTCCGCGGGAAGCCGAAAGGAATCGACATGTTCGGTGCTCGGGTAGCTCTCGCGCTGCGTTTCTCCAAAGGATCCGCGCTTTTCGCATGCGGCGGAACGTTCGAAAAGTTTACCGTGCCGTTTCGTTCCAAGTCAAAAACAAGGTCGATCGATGCGGCTACTCTCTCTCCTTTTTTTCGTGTCGGGCTTTGCAGCCCTCGTCTACCAAGTCGTCTGGCAGCGGACGCTCTTCGCTATTTACGGGATCAACATCGAGTCGGTGACGGTTGTGGTCACCGCGTTCATGCTGGGACTCGGGCTCGGCAGCCTGGCGGGCGGCGCCATCTCCAAGGACGCGCGGCGCCCGGTGGTGCTCTTGTTCGCGCTGGTCGAGGCCTCCATCGGCGTGTTTGGCGCCGTGTCCCTTCCGCTGTTTCGCGCGGTGGGACAGATCACCCTGGCGCTCTCGCCGGCTGCCGTGGCGTTCGTTACCTTCCTCCTCATTCTTGCGCCCACCATGCTGATGGGCTCCACCCTGCCCTTGCTCGTCGCCCACTTCACACGGCGTTCGAAGAACGTCGGGCAGTCGGTGGGGCTGCTCTACTTCATCAACACGCTGGGCTCCGCGTTCGCGTCCATCGTGGCCGTGCTGGTGCTCCTCCCGCGCTTTGGGCAGCTCTCC contains these protein-coding regions:
- a CDS encoding 3',5'-cyclic-nucleotide phosphodiesterase → MDLRVIGCHGGETPHHRTSAFLLDERVAIDAGSLTSGMDLPAQCRLEAVLVSHAHLDHIRDLATIADNRAQNGCEPLLVCGIKPTIELLRKHFFNGKLWPDFTKIPEATKPTIAYRVLKPEVPTDVVGLTVRAILVSHTIDCSAFVIAGRDGSIAYSGDTGPTQRFWEVLNEVPDLRALLMEVSFPNSQQTLATVSGHHTPQTLGPELLKYKNSKDLATLLYHMKPTFQGEVERECAKLKGLNLTVLNLGDQFIL